One window of the Trifolium pratense cultivar HEN17-A07 linkage group LG2, ARS_RC_1.1, whole genome shotgun sequence genome contains the following:
- the LOC123907280 gene encoding chaperone protein DnaJ-like: MDDYYNILGVSSDSSIDEIRRAYRKLAMQWHPDRWTRTPSLLSEAKCNFQKIQEAYSVLSDPKKRTMYDAGLYDPNGEEDEEFSDFVDEMVSLMAEVRREEKVYGLEELQGMFMEMAEGFEYPSMYYGTTSIIDESSCAKRGSVLTQ; the protein is encoded by the exons ATGGATGATTACTACAATATTCTTGGTGTTAGTTCAGATTCTTCTATTGATGAAATAAGGCGTGCCTATAGAAAGCTTGCTATG CAATGGCATCCAGATAGGTGGACAAGAACACCTTCTTTATTAAGTGAAGCCAAATGTAATTTTCAGAAAATTCAAGAAGCTTATTCAG TGTTATCTGATCCCAAAAAAAGAACTATGTACGATGCAGGCTTGTATGATCCTAATGGggaagaagatgag GAATTTTCTGATTTTGTGGATGAAATGGTATCCCTTATGGCAGAAGTTAGGCGAGAG GAAAAGGTTTATGGTTTGGAGGAGTTGCAGGGCATGTTCATGGAAATGGCAGAAGGATTTGAGTATCCTTCAATGTATTATGGGACAACATCGATAATTGATGAATCCTCTTGTGCTAAGAGAGGAAGTGTTTTGACACAATAG